The following is a genomic window from Doryrhamphus excisus isolate RoL2022-K1 chromosome 3, RoL_Dexc_1.0, whole genome shotgun sequence.
GAAGACGCCTGCGGGGAGACAACCATACCTTTCTTAGCGCCCCCAGTGGTGCTGACTCAGGGTCAAAACAAGCAAAGGATTTTGCAAGGGACGATCAGACAGATCAGTATCGGACAATTTCTGTAAAAAACTTGCATGATGGGCATATGTCAATAAAAGCCTGTCAATGCCCAACACCAGTGGCTAGTATGATTGCAACCCGCTGCCCCCTTTTCCTGCAGTCTTGGGTCTTGACCTGAACATGTGCCACGAAAACTATCTTGCGAGGGTAAAAAGCTTTACTCGGCATGCTCACTGCAGTATAGTAAGTTTTCGAAAATTCCggcttccagagtgggaaaacCTGAAAACAGTCTTTTCGTGTAGATGTCAGGCACGATAACAATGACATCACCAACCAagcgccaccatgtggccgTCACGTGACCAGAATTTAGCTTTGATGCCGAGCTGATATCTGAATTTCACCCTTGTCGACATTGTCCTGATATTTTCTTTTCCCCAAAATGGCTCGCAGTAGGAATTCCACTTCTGGTAAGTCGAGATAAGCCTTGGAAAAGACAGTCGACAGATGTATGGACATGCGTTCTTCTGTGGTTTGTTGTGTCATGTGGTTAGTGGAGCTGAGCCTTGTGGCAGTGTGGATGCAAACTTTTTTCATTCCCAAATGCTATGCTAGTTATCCATCATGTGACATCGTACCTGTCTGGGTGTCATATCCGTTACCCATGTTGACGCTTGCGTAGTCAAAGACTAACCTGCCATCTCTGGTTTTGTTGCCCCCCGTGGCTGAGAACGCCACCTGATGTTTGCCTGCAGGATGACACAACAGGTGTCAGCTAAGAGCTCAAGTACTCGTATGACCTTTACTCTTGACTTACCAGTTTCAGCCAGCTCCTCCAGATTCTCCATAGAATGGACAAGGATGACGCTGAAAACCGTTTGTCCGACATGACGCTGAGGAGCATGGTCTCCAAAAAGTAGGATGTACACCCCGTCTCCCTTCTCCAGCTGTACCATCTTGCTGACGGTGGCACTGTGGTTCTTAGCTTTGGTGTTGTCCAACACCTCCATGAACCAGACACCCCAATCCACCTTCTCTCGATGCAGGCCGAGATGAATGACCCCACCATCTGTGTGGCAGCTTAAGGTGAAGAAGTAGACGCCCTTGTAGGGGGCTGTGAAAACACCTGCAGGGAGACAATCACACCTTTGTTAGCGCCCCCCCAGTGGTGCTGACTCAAGGAGCTAACCAGCTACCAACAAATGCTATGCTAGTTAGCCGTTAGGTGACATCGTACCTACCTGTCTGCTTGTCATAGGCATTCCCCACGTTGGCGTACTCTACGTCCAAGATCATCCTTTTATGGTTTATTTTGTCACCTCCTGATGCTGAGACCACCACCAGCTTGTCCTCCCGTGCTTTCAGAGTCTGCAGGAGTACAAGTTGGAGTAATACTGTCGTACTTTCTGTCCATGTACATTCAGTCTTAAGTATCCATGTGTGTTTTTACCTTCACTTCCATGTTTGGGGCTTCTGCAGCATCCATGTGTTTTTCCAGAGTCTGTAGGAGTACAAGTTGTGGTAATACTGTAGTACTTCCTGTCCATGTGTGCACATAAAATAGCCATGTATGTTTTTACTGGATTTTCCTCTGCTTTTGTTGCTTCATCGGTGTCCTGCTCATCCATGGGTTGGAGCTGATTCTGCAGGTTAGACGGCGCAGATGccatgaggatgaggatgagtcCACAGATGAAGGCCAGGAGGATGATGGCCAGCAAGAGGATGAAGGCCTTCTTTCCCTGCACGTCTACCTTCCCCCGCATGATGCAACTTCTGTGTTGAGGCCTGCCTGAACTCGACGAGACATTAGGACATGAGAACTTATCCGTATGTAAGCAGGGCAATTTCAGCCCTACTTTAATATTGTGTCACTGTGTCTTTAAATATGCCAAacatctgtgaactgctgttaAAGCACACAAAAAAGTGCAGCGTGACCATCTCACTGTTGATTAGCTGATGATATGAAGGTGTTCTTTTTGTGTGGTTGCACCTGATTCACGTAATTCATGTAATATGTTTTGGCGAACTTTTGTCTCCCaggcaggctgcacggtgatcgagtggttagcgcgcagacctcaaagctaggagacctgggttcaattgcaccctcggccgtctctgtgtggggtttgcatgttctccccatccatgcgtgggttttctctgggtactccggtttcctcccacattccaaaaacatgctaggttaactggcgactccaaattgtccatagtgaaactgattggctggtgaccagtccagggtgtaccccgcctctcgcccgaagacagctgggataggctccagcatcccccgcaaccctcgtgaggataagcggtagaaaattaatgaatgaatgtctcccAGGCCCAGTAGATGAAGTTACCTTGAGATTCTCCTGTATGGATCCTGATCTAATTCATATTTGTTAAAACTGATTATAAAAGCTGAATAGTTACATTAAAATGCACAGTGCTTGTGTGAGACTAGAACAAAGCTATGTTTCATTTAATGGTTTGTAAGAAATACTTCAATGTTAATGCTGAGTTCATGTTCCTTGTTAATGGTAAGTTTTATTGTAAAATccatatattttgtaatatggtAGACACTTGACACTTGAGCTCCCAATGGGCATCTATTATTCAGATTTGAGGATTTATGAAACTTTGTGTAGTAATTGTCCTGCATATCTGTGTAGGCTGAGGTCTTCTGTGCACGTGGATTGCATCATCCATCTACCAGCACATCTGCCTCCTCCATCGATCGCCTCATCTCCTTCACCCATCCACGCTTCAGCTTCACTCTGCCCCGGTCCTCCCTGCTGCATTGCACCACTTCATACATATAGAACCTTGGGGGGTGGTCTGCAATTGGATGTGCCGGGGGTGAGGAGTTTCCTGGCGGATGCTGGCATTCCTCTGACTTGGTcatccttcaattttaaccgtactgtagacactcagttctgggggggatctgggcaggcatgggacccaTCATAGCTCAGCTGTACTCCATTTTTAACTACTTCATAGTTTGCCCTTTGGTGCAGgcttatttttaattgcacaatatACACAATACCATTCCATTACACACACAAGTGTGGCGGGCTGGACCAGAGAGCCTTCTGCCTACCCTGCGATTGGCTCGCTGGCTGATGGGCGCTCGGGGTGGCCTGGGCTGCGGGATgatttggtctggtctgccaaGCCTTCCTGGgagtcccgctggaaccagctgatgCTGGGGCTTGCCCTTGGGGCGTGGTTGGCGGTACTTCCCTTGGACTGTCCTGGGTCGCCGGCACCTCTGCGTTCAGCAGTCTCTGGGCAGTGGGGCCCATgttgctggtggcctgaagtctgtGGCGGTAGCTTGGGGTtgctgcgctgtggtggctgatGCGGGGACCTGGCTGTGTGCTGGGGTGTGGCCTGATCTCACTCGTGGAGACGAGGGCCTGGGTGGCATGTGGGTGTTGGGGGGCGTGCGCCTCGGGGTCGGGCCTGCTGGGGGTGTCTGCTACCACCGGTCTTTGTACTCTGCTGCACCACTCTTGTCTTTGCCCGTCCCTGGTCTGTCTTCGGTCTCATCGGGGAGGGTTCTCCGGTGCGTGGGTGGTGCGCTCCTGGTTCTGGGGGTTCATCtaggacccctgggtccccctcCCCGGTAACGTCCTGGATGCCCACGGTGTGCGCTTGCGTGTGTGCGCCTTTGagctattttaatgtatttattgttttaaatatttattcatcattagtattgttatatgtatatatatgtgtgggtatgtatatatgtatatatatatatatatattatatatagatatgCTGGGGGGTCGGCACTGCGGGGGCTGGCGCTGGGTGTTCCATCTCTGCTGCCTGGGCCTCCATGGGGTAGTGGGTCCTTGCCTCTTCTGTCCCGGCCGGGGCGCTCCCTTGTGCCCGctggtgtgtggccttcgatgcccttctgccctagtggggatTGGTCTCTCGCTGGTCTCGGGGTGTAGC
Proteins encoded in this region:
- the LOC131125773 gene encoding uncharacterized protein LOC131125773 isoform X1 translates to MRGKVDVQGKKAFILLLAIILLAFICGLILILMASAPSNLQNQLQPMDEQDTDEATKAEENPTLEKHMDAAEAPNMEVKTLKAREDKLVVVSASGGDKINHKRMILDVEYANVGNAYDKQTGVFTAPYKGVYFFTLSCHTDGGVIHLGLHREKVDWGVWFMEVLDNTKAKNHSATVSKMVQLEKGDGVYILLFGDHAPQRHVGQTVFSVILVHSMENLEELAETGKHQVAFSATGGNKTRDGRLVFDYASVNMGNGYDTQTGVFTAPSEGVYFFTLTYHTLDGIIDIFMHKTVSPGSLWWWTRVMNTIKYKHHSATLSKIRHLVKGDIVYLKPCKDHDLQHHRNQTIFSGFLVAAGKQKVVVSVEGSIDDKLAFGKVHINMGNAYDIQTGVFTAPSEGVYFFTLSCFTYWGNIHVGVHRKKMDGNTESMMVASASVDKDGDGATVSRVIHLGKGDEVYVMPHAKHSYTRLFFSGFLINPV
- the LOC131125773 gene encoding uncharacterized protein LOC131125773 isoform X2 — protein: MRGKVDVQGKKAFILLLAIILLAFICGLILILMASAPSNLQNQLQPMDEQDTDEATKAEENPTLEKHMDAAEAPNMEVKTLKAREDKLVVVSASGGDKINHKRMILDVEYANVGNAYDKQTGVFTAPYKGVYFFTLSCHTDGGVIHLGLHREKVDWGVWFMEVLDNTKAKNHSATVSKMVQLEKGDGVYILLFGDHAPQRHVGQTVFSVILVHSMENLEELAETGKHQVAFSATGGNKTRDGRLVFDYASVNMGNGYDTQTGVFTAPSEGVYFFTLTYHTLDGIIDIFMHKTVSPGSLWWWTRVMNTIKYKHHSATLSKIRHLVKGDIVYLKPCKDHDLQHHRNQTIFSGFLVAGKQKVVVSVEGSIDDKLAFGKVHINMGNAYDIQTGVFTAPSEGVYFFTLSCFTYWGNIHVGVHRKKMDGNTESMMVASASVDKDGDGATVSRVIHLGKGDEVYVMPHAKHSYTRLFFSGFLINPV